One segment of Triticum aestivum cultivar Chinese Spring chromosome 2A, IWGSC CS RefSeq v2.1, whole genome shotgun sequence DNA contains the following:
- the LOC123187427 gene encoding uncharacterized protein, with amino-acid sequence MDGSAALRPLLCWHDLLGWNVRRAREQSAHARTPPSGDDGRTRPRHIGSRALWTTGLHFPAVSSMSMPEHEHGYSPAVSSPSSASAPSSSSLLPDFPGGGSWFASTASPPTGSLACDSVAPSTPVGAATNKRRVGLGPNAAVAGRVGKRRARPSKRAPTTYISTDAVNFRLMVQHVTGAQAEPTADGALLPASFDASSASALLGGLPFDGAFGDALRLPSDVDAEALHRHHHQQQHACYPTLDSWSVMCESSQL; translated from the coding sequence ATGGATGGGTCAGCTGCTTTGCGGCCATTGCTATGCTGGCACGACCTCCTCGGGTGGAACGTGCGCCGCGcgcgcgagcagagcgcgcacgcacgcacgccaCCGTCTGGCGACGATGGGCGCACGCGGCCGCGGCACATAGGTTCGCGCGCGCTGTGGACAACCGGGCTTCACTTCCCCGCAGTCTCCTCCATGTCCATGCCCGAGCACGAGCACGGTTACTCCCCCGCAGTCTCCTCCCCGTCCTCCGCCTCGGCGCCCTCATCCTCGTCCCTCCTCCCGGACTTCCCCGGCGGTGGCAGCTGGTTCGCGTCCACGGCCTCCCCGCCGACGGGATCGCTCGCCTGCGACTCCGTCGCGCCGTCCACACCCGTGGGCGCCGCGACGAACAAGAGGCGGGTGGGCCTGGGGCCCAACGCAGCGGTCGCCGGGCGGGTCGGGAAGCGTCGGGCGAGGCCGTCGAAGCGCGCGCCGACCACGTACATCAGCACCGACGCCGTCAACTTCCGACTCATGGTGCAGCACGTCACGGGCGCCCAGGCCGAGCCCACGGCAGACGGCGCACTCCTGCCCGCGTCGTTCGACGCGTCCTCCGCCTCGGCGCTGCTGGGCGGCCTCCCTTTCGACGGCGCGTTCGGGGACGCGCTGCGGCTGCCGTCGGACGTCGACGCGGAGGcgctccatcgccaccaccaccagcagcagcacgcGTGCTACCCGACGCTGGACTCGTGGAGCGTCATGTGCGAGAGCAGTCAGCTATAA
- the LOC123187426 gene encoding uncharacterized protein: protein MAGAKGVQQHTILGGSQSRPSQDGSQSPAPEEQRGRSRSRRGHRGEVVVREIVRATAVSGSVPITFPMLTRSNYNEWALIMECNLHAASLWAPMEDDLVERKEDRKAVAALMRATPPEMHGMLAAKASAKEAWGAIRTQRLGSNRVREANAQKLRADFENIAFKEGELVDDFAMRISSVASQLRALGDTMDDVRVVRKFLRVVPPRFAQVAVSIETLLDLSELSIKELTGRLRVVEDRLDDVRESFGGGQLLFSKKWEVRKHQGRGGGAQSSGGGTGRGGGCTQGGAGRGAGNDDRDKCQYCNIKGHWACECRKRMADEDAAAAANLVEAEEDGGPAMMMACVETMQEGAAPPAAMVPTSIEAMQEGATPPATMVPATVKSVREAWSSSSNPLPTS from the coding sequence ATGGCCGGTGCAAAAGGAGTGCAGCAGCACACCATCTTGGGTGGTTCCCAATCGCGGCCATCACAGGACGGCTCCCAGTCGCCGGCTCCGGAGGAGCAGCGAGGGCGCAGCCGGTCCAGGCGCGGCCATCGCGGTGAGGTCGTGGTTAGGGAGATCGTGCGCGCGACCGCAGTCAGCGGTAGCGTACCCATCACCTTCCCGATGCTCACACGCTCGAACTACAACGAGTGGGCGTTGATCATGGAGTGCAACCTCCATGCGGCGAGCCTCTGGGCTCCCATGGAGGACGACCTGGTCGAGAGAAAGGAGGACAGGAAAGCCGTGGCGGCCCTCATGCGCGCCACGCCGCCGGAGATGCACGGCATGCTCGCGGCGAAGGCAAGCGCCAAGGAGGCGTGGGGAGCCATCCGTACCCAGCGCCTCGGCAGCAATCGCGTGCGCGAGGCGAACGCGCAAAAGCTGCGGGCGGACTTCGAGAAcatcgccttcaaggagggcgagcTCGTCGACGACTTCGCCATGCGGATCTCCAGCGTTGCGTCACAACTCCGAGCGCTTGGTGACACCATGGACGATGTGAGAGTCGTGCGGAAATTTCTCCGCGTTGTGCCACCTCGCTTCGCTCAGGTAGCGGTCTCCATCGAGACCTTGCTTGACCTGAGTGAGCTCTCCATCAAGGAGCTCACGGGCCGGTTGCGGGTGGTCGAGGACCGCCTTGACGACGTCCGCGAGAGCTTTGGCGGCGGACAACTCCTATTCTCAAAGAAGTGGGAGGTGAGGAAGCATCAAGGACGTGGTGGCGGTGCCCAGAGCAGCGGAGGCGGCACCGGCAGAGGCGGCGGTTGCACCCAGGGCGGAGCCGGACGAGGTGCCGGCAACGACGACCGGGACAAGTGTCAATATTGCAACATCAAGGGCCACTGGGCCTGTGAGTGCCGCAAGAGGATGGCTGACGAGGATGCCGCGGCCGCGGCGAACCTCGTCGAGGCTGAAGAGGACGGTGGGCCAGCAATGATGATGGCTTGCGTCGAGACCATGCAGGAGGGCGCAGCGCCTCCGGCGGCCATGGTCCCGACAAGCATCGAAGCCATGCAGGAGGGCGCAACACCTCCGGCGACCATGGTGCCGGCAACCGTTAAGTCCGTGCGGGAGGCATGGAGCTCTTCAAGTAATCCCCTCCCGACATCGTAG